A segment of the Stigmatella erecta genome:
GAGTGGTGGCAGAACACGTCCTCGCCGCCCCCGTCCTGCGTGAGGAATCCGAAACCCTTCGCATCGTTGAACCACTTCACAGTACCAGTTGCCATGAGCCTTTTTCTTTCGTTGCGAGGTGGCTTTCGCCACCCTTCTTCTACCCAAAAACGGGCGCCATCGACTTAGCCCGCGTGAAGCGGAAAGTCGAGCCAGCCCCGGGTAGATGTACCGCGACGGCTATCACCCGGTGGACATTTGGCAGAACGCCGTGGCCAGGGCAGAACATCCCGCCCCATCCTCTCCGGCCCCGGCCATGCCTAGCTTGGAAGGGCACCTTCCCGAGGAGCTCACATGGCCGATTCCATTCCTGGCGAACACTCCCACCCGCGAGGCGGCGCCTCGCACCCCGTGCAGGGCGCCCTGCGCCACCTGTGGGACCGGAGCGCGGCGGCGGGAATTCCCGCCCACCCTCTTCCGGGCGAGCTGCCCTTGCGCCGCTGGGTGCCTCAGGGCACCCACTCCCTGGTCGATTACGCCGTGGGCCTGGGCGTCGCCGGGGCCGGCTGCCTCTCGTCCGAGCCGTCCGCCCGGCGGGCAGGCGTGGCCCTGGGCCTGGGGCTCGCGGGCCTGAGCCTGCTCACGGACACCCGGCTGAGCCTCTCGCGGCTGGTGCCCATCGAGCTGCACGCGCTGGCCGACTACGGCTGGGGCCTGGCCGCGCTCGCCGCGCCCTTCGTGGGCGGCTATGCCCGCCGCGCGCCCGGGGTGGCCGCGGTGCAGGTGGTGGCGGGCGCCGCGCTGCTCGTGGCCTCGCTGCTCACGGATTACCGCTGCACCAGCGGCATGCACCTGGGCCGCGAGCGGATGACGGACCTGGGGCCCGTGGGCGCATGAGCGAGCAGGGCCCCCAGGCACGGACCACCACGGTGCGCGCCGCGCTCGAGGCCGCGCTCGTGGCCGCCCCCGAGGCGGGCCTCACCGCGCGCGAGCTGTCCGCCGCGGTGGGCATCTCCGAGAAGGACGTGGCCGAGCACCTCGTTCACCTGCAGAAGTCCCTCCAGGCCTCCGGGGGACGGCTGGAGGTGCTGCCCGCGGAGTGCCTCGCCTGCGGTTTCGTCTTCCGGGACCGCAAGCGCTTCACCCGCCCGGGCGCCTGCCCCCAGTGCCGCGCCACCCGCGTGGACCCGCCCGCCTTCCGCGCGGAGCGCTGAGCCGTCTCCACCCGCAGGGAGGGTTCAGGGCTGCACGGGCAGCAGGAACCCCGCGCGCGAAGGCCGCTGGCCGGGCCCTCGCGCCTGCACCAGGCTGCCCGCCACGAGCGCCTGCCCGGTGGCATCGATGCCCAACGTGTGGGCCCGGGCCTCACCCCGGCCGGTGTAGCCCCGGGACCACACGGCGGTGCCGTCCTCGGGCAAAAGTTTACTCACATAGAGGCCCGCGCTTCCCCCGGCCTCCCAATCGCTTCCACCGTCATGCTCGCCGGCCACCAGCACCTGGCCCGCGCCATCCGTGGCCAGCGCCGTGGCCGAGGCGGCGAAAGAGCGCGCCCAGCGCGAGTGGCCCCGCGTGTCGTACGCGATCAAGAAGCCATCCTGCCAATCGGACTGGAACGTCTCGCGCTGGAAGAAGAAGCGGCCGCTGTACGTGCCGGACACGAAGACGCGCTCGGGCCCCACGGCCACCGCGTGGGCGGTGCCCTCCGCGCCCGTCACGTCATGGCTCCAGCGGTGGTGGCCTTCCGCGGACAGCGCCAGGACGTACGGCGTGCGGGACAGGACGGTGGCGAACGTGGCGCCGCCGAAGCTCACCGCGCCCGAGTAGCCGCCCGCGACGACGAGCTCCCCTTGCGCGTCCACCGCCACGGCGCGCGCGGAGACATCGCCCCGGGGGCCGCCCAGCGCGCGGCTCCAGCGCGGCTCGCCCGCGGCGGAGAAGCGCGCCACGAAGGCGCCGAACCGGTCCACCGGCACCGAGAGGGGGCCGGTGCCGAAGTCCCGCCGGCCGCCGAAGTCCCCCGTCATCACCAGCTCGCCGGAGGTGGGCTCCACCGCCAGCGCCGTCACCGTGAAGGGACCCTCGCCGGCAAAGGAGCGCATCCAGTCCAGGCGGCCCTCCGGGGACAGCCGGGCCAGAAAGGGCCCCTCGGCGAGCCACGCGCCGCCCAGCTGGAAGCCCGCGGAGGTGCCCGCCAGCACCACGCCGCCCTGGGGCTCCGCGGCCACGGCGCCCACCTGGGCGCGCACGGCGCCCTTGCCCGCGGGGACGAGCCCCTGGGCCCAGCGCAGCTCACCTCGAGAGGACAAACGGGCCACCAGCAGGTGGGGCCCCGAGACTTCACGTTCGAAGGGCAGGGGTTTCCCGCCCAGGCTCACCGGTCCCTCGTAGTCCGCCGCCAGGAGGACATCCCCATTGGGTGCCACCGCGGCACGAGGCGCCTGGCTGACCCCCAGCGTCAGCGCCCGCCGCCCCTCGGCGCCACCCATGCCCTCACCCGCGACCGACCGTACCTCCTCGAGACCCGCTCCTTCCGCCACCGCGGCGGGGGGCGCTTTCTCGCATCCCGCGAGGAGCCACCCCACCGCGAACACCCCGCCCACACCCCGAACCCACCCCACCATCCCCAGCCCCCACCCACCCCACCTGCCCGCCCTGCCACCCCTGCCCTTCGAACCTGCGAAGGGTTTCATTGCAAGGCGATTGCCACCCGCCCCGCGCGCGCGCTTCCGCTCGGAAAAGGGAGGCGAAGCCGGCCCGGAGGGCGGGGCTCGAAGTCCGCTGAACCTGCAAAGTTTTCCGCCCCCCGGGGAGCAAAAAAGAAGGGGTGCCCACCCAGGCAAGCGTCCTGGAGGGCAGGCAGGCGTGGGGCGCCGGACGGCGAGGTCCGGCGACCGTGACTCAATTCACTTTGACCTGGATCTCCTGGAGCACTTGATCTCCCCGGAGAATCGCGATCGTCCAGTTTCCCGGTTTGTTCAGCCGAAGGCCGGTCCACTGGCGGGTGCGCCAGCCCTCGCCCTTGAGCTTCACGTCCTTGGTCTCGCGCACGGTGCTGCCCTGCTTGGTCTGGACCATGATGTCCTCGACCACGGCGCCCTGCGGGACGAGGTAGGACTGCCACAGCATCAGGCCGGTGGCGTTGGCCTTCACGCCCACGGCGGGGTCCACCTCGACGAGGCAGTCGAACTTGTTGGGGCCGTCCTTGGCCACCTCGCTGCAAATCTTGGCCTCGACGAGGACCGGGCCCTGGTCCTTGCCCTTGTAGAAGTAGTTCCAGGTGTCCTTCACGGCCTCGGCGCTCGGCTTGTTCACCGCGGGCGCCTCGGGGGCCGCCGCCGTCTCCGCGTCCTGGGCCAGGGCGCCCGGCGACAGGGCCAGCGCCGCACACACCACGCTCCGGGTCAGCATCTTCTTCATGGGAAACCATCCCCTTTGAGGGTGAGGGGGTGGCTCTTAGCCCACACCCGGACGAACCGGAACTATCATGCGTCCATCCAAGCAGGGAGCCGGAGCACTGTGCGAGGAGGCGTGAGCAGCAAGCTGGCGTGGGGCGGGGCGCTCGCCGTGGCCCTCGGGGTGGCCCTCTGGGCCGGGGCGCGCGCCTCGCGGCCCCCGGAGGCGCCCCCGGCCTTGACGCACCGGGACGTGCCCGCCGGGCCCGCGCGCCGGGAGACGCAAGGCTTCGTGGGCGTGGCCGTCAGCGAGAGCGTGGAGATCCGCGCCCCGTTCGAGGGCCGGCTGGAGCAGCTCACCGTGCGGCCCGGCGACGCGGTGGCGGCGGGGGAGGAGCTGGGGCGGCTCGACCCGCGCCCCGTGCAGCAGGAGGCCACCATGGCGGAGGCGCGGCTGGCGGCGGCCGAGGCGGAGGTGAGCCGGGTGGAGCTGGAGGCCCGCGAGGCGGGAGAGACGCTGGCGCGCTACCTGCGCTCGCCCGCCGGGGCGTTCTCCGAGCAGGAGCTGGCCACAGCGCGCCACCAGGAGCAGAGCGCGCGGATCCGCCTCACCGCGGCCCAGGCGCAGGTGCGCGAGCGGCGGGCGGTGCTGGCCCAGTCCCGCCAGCGGCTGGAGGAGGCGACGCTGCGGGCCCCGTGCGCGGGCAAGGTGGTGGAGCGCCGGGTGGATCCCGGCGGGTGGGTGGGCGGTGGCGTGCTCCTGCTGCGGCTGCTCCGGGAGGGGCCCGTGCAGGTGCGCTTCGCCATTCCCGAGGAGGCGCTGGGCGAGGTGCGCGTGGGCTCGCCCGTGTGGGTGGAGCTGCCGTCGCTGGGGCGCACGGTGAAGGGGCACGTGCGGGAGGTGGCGCCCGAGGTGGATGCGGCCTCGCGCATGGTGTTCGCCCAGGCGGTGTTCGAGGCGCAAGGGGAGGTGGAGGGGCTGGTGGTGGGCACCTCGGCGCGCGTGCTGTCCCCCGGCGCGCAGGCCCGCTGAAGGCCCGCGGGCGGGAGATTGCGGGGGCCTCCGGTGGGGGCTACGCTGGGCCTTTCCAGGAGGAGAGAGGCCGCTGTGGAGGACGAGGGCGCGGGGCTGTTCAGGACGGAGGCGCTCCAGCACTACGCGCAGGGCGGCGAGCGCGGCGGGCTGTTGAAGCTCTCCCCCCAATGGACGGGCCCGGTGTTCTGGGTGCTGCTCGGGGCGTGCGTCTTCGCGCTCGTCTTCAGTGCCCTCGTCCACGTGTCCGAGTATGCGGAGGGCCCGGCGGTGGTGCAGCTGGAGGGGCGCATGGACCTGCCCTCGCCCGTGCGCGGCACCGTGGCCTCCGTGGAGGTGCGCTCGGGCGAGCGGGTGGCCGCGGGGCAGGTGCTGGCCCGGCTGGGCGCGGCGGCCGAACTGGCCGAGCTGGAGCGCTACGAGCGGGAGTTCGAGCAGCTGTTGCGCCAGCGCCTGCGGTCGCCCTCGGACGAGGGGGTGAGCCAGGCGCTGGCCTCGGTGCGCGCGCAGCGGGAGCTGGCCCGCGCGCGGCTGGAGCAGTGGACGGTGCGCGCGCCCGAGGCGGGCATCGTGAGCGACGTGCGCATCCGCCGCGGGCAGCACCTCGTGGAGGGCGAGCTGGTGGCCTCGCTGATGCGGGAGGACTCCGCCGCGGTGGTGACGGCCATGCTGCCCGGGGAGTACCGGCCGCTGCTCGCCGTGGGCAAGCCGCTGCGCCTGGAGCTGCGCGGCTTCCACCACCAGTACCAGGAGCTCACCATCGATGAGGTGGGCGGCGAGCTGGTGGGCCCCCAGGAGGTGCAGCGGGCCCTGGGCCCCACGCTGTCGGCGAGCCTGGAGGTGAACGGGGCGGTGGTGCTGGTGCGCTCGCGCGTGGCCTCCCGCTCGTTCCTGGCGGATGGCGAGCGCTTCCCGTACTTCGATGGGATGCTGGGCCAGGCGGATGCCCGCGTGCGCTCGCAGCCCATCCTGTTGATGCTCATTCCGGGGCTCCGGGCCGTCTGGCCCTGAGGCCCGCGCCCCTTCCGTCATGTCCGAGTCCTCCCCGTCCCTCCTCGAACGGTTCCCGGTGCTGAAGCGGCTGGGCCTGGAGCCCGCCGGGAAGCGCATTCCGCACGTGCAGCAGGTGAGCGTGTCCGAGTGCGGCGCGGCGTGCCTCGCCATGGTGCTGGCCTACTTCGGCCGGGACGTCCCCATGGAGGAGGTGCGCGACGTGATGGGGGTGAACGTCAACGGGGTGAGCGCGCTGGACATCCTCGACGCGGCGCACCGGTATGGCCTGCGGGGCCGGGGCACGCGCCTGGAGATGGAGGACCTGGAGTACCTGCCCAAGGGCTCCATCCTCCACTGGGACTTCCGCCACTTCGTCGTCTTCGAGGGGCTGCGCGCGGGGCACGTGGACATCGTGGACCCGGCCATGGGCCGGCGCGCGGTACCGCTGGAGCAGTTCCGCCGGCACTTCACGGGCGTGGCGGTGCTGCTGGAGCCCTCGGAGTCCTTCGAGCGGGCCGGGCGCGAGGCGCGCTCCTCCTGGCGCTACGTGCGCCACCTGCTGTCGCACCGGGCGCTGCTGGGGCGCATCCTCGTCACCTCGCTCATGGTGCAGGTGTTCGCGCTGGGCCCGCCGGTGCTCATCGGGCTCGTCACGGACCGGGTGATTCCCCGGGGCGACACGGCCCTGCTGTGGGTGCTGGGCGCCGGCTCCGTGGGGCTCCTGCTCTTCCAGCTGCTCACCTCGCTGGTGCGCTCGCACCTGCTCCTGCACCTGCGCACCGAGTTCGATGCGCGGGTGACGCTCGGCTTCATCGAGCACCTGATGGAGCTGCCCTATGCCTTCTTCCAGCAGCGCACCGCCGGAGACCTGAGCAACCGCCTCAACAGCAATACCACCGTGCGCGAGCTGCTCACCTCGGGGGCGCTGTCCGGCCTGCTGGATGGGGCGATGGTGCTGGGGTACCTGGGCGTGCTGCTCGTGGCCAGCCCGGCGATGTGCGCGGTGGCGCTGGTGCTGGGGCTCGCCCAGGTGTCCATCTTCCTCGTCTCCCGCCGCAAGCAGCGCGAGCTGATGGCGCGCAACCTGGAGACGGAGGCGCGCTCGCAGGCGTACCAGATTGAAGTCCTGGCGGGCATCGAGACGCTCAAGGCCACCGGCTGCGAGCCCCGGGCGCTGGAGCACTGGTCCAACCTCTTCGTGGACGTGCTCAACGTGGCACTGGAGCGGGGCCGGCTGTCGCTGCTCACCGAGTCCTTCATGGGCACGCTGCGCCTGGGCTCGCCGCTGCTCATCCTGTGCTTCGGCGCGAGCCAGGTGCTCCAGGGCGAGCTGAGCCTGGGCGCCATGCTGGCGCTCAACGCGCTGGCGCTGGGGTTCCTGGGCCCCCTGTCCAACCTGGTCTCCACGGTGATGCAGTTCCAGCTCCTGGGCACCTACCTGGCGCGCATCGACGATGTGCTCGACACGCCCCGGGAGCAGTCCGCGCGGGTGCGGCCGTGTCCGAAGCTGCAAGGGGGCATCTGCCTGGAGAAGGTGTCCTTCCGCTACGCCCGGCAGGGGCCGCTCATCGTGGAGGACATCTCGCTCGACATCCGCCCCGGCCAGCTCGTGGCCATCGTCGGGCGCTCCGGCTCCGGCAAGTCCACCCTGGCGCGCCTGCTGCTGGGCATGTACCGGCCGGACGCGGGGCGCATCCTCTACGACGGGCAGGACCTGTTCGAGCTGGATTTACGGGGCGTGCGGCGCCAGCTCGGCATCGTCATGCAGAACCCGTACGTGTTCGGCTCCACCGTGCGCTCCAACATCGCCCTGGCGGACCCCAGCCTGACCCTGGACGCGGTGGTGGAGGCGGCCCGGCTGGCGCAGCTCCACGAGGAGGTGCTCGCCATGCCCATGGGCTACGAGTCGCCGCTCGTGGACCAGGGCACCTCGCTGTCCGGCGGGCAGCGGCAGCGGCTGGCGCTGGCGCGGGCGCTGGTGCGCAAGCCCGCCATCCTCCTCTTGGACGAGGCCACGAGCGCCCTGGATGCCATCACCGAGTCCCAGGTGCAGCAGGCGCTCTCGGGCCTGTCCTGCACGCGCATCGTCATTGCCCACCGGCTCAGCACCATCATGGACGCCGACCTCATCCTGACGTTGGACGAGGGCCGGCTGGCCGAGTCCGGCCGCCACGAGGAGCTGCTGGCCCGCGGGGGGCACTACGCCGAGCTGGTGGCGGCCCAACTGCGCTGAGCCCTCAGCGGCAGATGGCCTCCAGCAAGTCCAGGGGCTGGAGCGGGAAGGGCGGGTGCGGCGGCTTGCGCGCCTGGATGACCTGCTCGATGAAGCTGTCGCCCCACGTCTGGGCGATGCCGGGGTCCTCGGCGTAGATGGGGTCCTCCATCGCCGCGTCGAGGGTGATGAAGCGGACGCCCGCCTTCTCGTAGCTGGTGAGCAGCGCGTCCAGGGTGTCGGCCTGGAAGGAGCCCGCGTGCAGCAGCAGCACGTGGCGGATGCGGCGGCCGAACACCTGCTGCGCGGCGGCGTCCGCCCAGCGCAGGAAGGAGCGCGCGGTCTTCTGGTAGCCCTTGCGCAGCGACTCTTGAAGCTGGGGCTTGCCCTGGGCCGCGCAGCGGGCGGCGGCCTCGTTCCAGGCCCAGTCCCCGAAGTCGATGGTCACCTGCGCCACGCGGTAGCCCTTGCCGGCGAGGTGGGCGCGGATGGCGGTGCGCGACTCCGCGTCCACGCCCTCCTGGAGGAAGGGGTAGCGGAACGTCTTCCACGCGCGCTCCGGGGTGCCCGGGCCCGCCAGCTCGCGCAGCAGCGGCTCGTTGCGGTCGATGTCCTGGAGGTATGCCGCGAGCCCCACCTTCCCAAGGTCCACATGGGACCAGGTGTGGTTGCCCAGCAGGTTGCCCGCCGCGAGCCAGGTTTCGAGGACGGCCCGGTCCGCAGGCTGCTGCTCCACGAGCTGGCCGTTGACGTAGCCCACCGCGGACGGCACGCCGTGCTTGCGCAGCGTGGCGTTGATGGACTCGATGACGGCCATGCGCGACACGCCGGGGAACGCCGGGCCGTGGCTGGGCAGATCATCGAACGTCAGCGCCACCTCCAGGGGAGGCGGGGGCGCGGCTTCGGCCGGGGGCGGGGCGGCGGAGGGCGTCATGAGCGGTTCCGGGCGCGCGGTGGCGCAAGCGCAGAAGGACAGCACCGTGACCGGGGCGAGCCAACCGGCCAGGCGCCGGAGCACGGGGAACAGCAAGGACATGAAGAACCTCGGCGAAGCGGGGCATGCCCGGCAGAGCCCGCCGAAGATGACACAATGGGGGTTCACGACAAGCACGGCTTGGCCCACTGTGCGGCCATGCGCGTTGCCCTGCTCGGATTCGGTCCTCACCCCTGGCCCAGCGTGGAGCGGACCCGCCGCTTCTACGAGCGGGCGCTCTCCGCCCGCTTCACCCTGGACGTGGTGGAGGAGGGGACGCCGGTACCCGAGGGCGTGGACGCCGTGCTCTCCTTCTCCGGCCGCTGGGGCTGGGAGGAGCGGCCCCGGGTACAGGTGCCGTTCCTCTTCGCGATGCATGGGGGGCCCATCCTGGAGCAGGAGGCCCTCGCCTCGCGGCTGGGCACGCTGGATCGCTCGGACGTGCTGCTCGTCAACTGCACCTCGGACATCGCCATCTTCCGCGAGGTGTTCGCCGGGCAGACGCCGCACCTGTGCCAGTTGCCCCTGCCGGGCGATGCGGCGCTCTTTCACCCGCGCGAGAAGACGGAGTGCCGCGAGCTGCTCGGCATCGAGTCCCATGAGCTCGTGGTGGGTTTCGTCGGCCGGCTGGTGCCGCAGAAGAACGCGCACCGGTTCCTGCGCATGCTGGCGGAGCTGCGCCGGCGGCTGCACCCGCGCCGGGTGGCCGGCGTGGTGATTGGCAACTACTGGGTGGACTACCCCGTGCTGAACTACACCCCGGACTACCCGGGGGAGGTGGCCCGCCTCATCTCGGGGCTCCAGCTCACCGACGACGTGTTCTACTTCCCGGCCAACCTGGCGGACGAGGACCTGGCCTCGGCGTATGCCGCCATGGATGTCCTCATCCACCCCACGCACTCCATCGACGAGAACTTCGGCTACGTGCCGGTGGAAGCCATGGCCTGCGGGGTGCCCGTGGTGGGCGCGGCGTATGGCGGGCTAAAGGACACCGTCGTCCCGGGGGAGACGGGGGAACTCATGCCCACCTGGGTGACGCGCTCCGGCCTGCGCTCGGACTTCCTGCATGGGGTGGACGCGGCGGAGCGGCTGCTCAAGGACGAGACGCTGCGCCAGCGCTTCTCCGAGGCAGCCGTGAGGCGGGCGCGCGCTCACTATAATGAGGAGACCTGTGCCCGCGTGCTGTGCGAGGCGGTGGAGGGCGCGGTGAAGGCCCGTAGGGAAGGGCCCGCCCGGCCCCTGGTGCTGGCTCCTCGGCCTCCCACGCCGGAGCCCTCGGGCCTGTTGCCGTCCCTGCCGGCGCCCTGGGAGTTCTACGCCCGCGAGGTGCGCCACTACGCGAGCGGCCCCGTGCCGGTGCCGGGGCCCCGCTCCCGCCTGTCCCTGGCGGCCCCGCTCACCGAGGAGTCCCCGGGGGTGTGGCGGCTGGAGGACGCGGCGTGGCCCGCGCGCTTCCGGCTGGATGCGGCCGGGAGGGCCCTGGCCGAGCGCTGCCGCGAGCCCGTCACCGTGGCGGGGCTGGAGCGCGAGGGGCTCTGGCACCGCGAGCGGGTGGAGGATTTCCTCCAGCAGGGGCTGCTCCTGTGCGGAGATTGACGGGGCCGGGGCCCCGTGGCTTTGCTCCCCGGGTGAGCGCCCGTCCCGAACTGTCCATCATCATCCCCTGGAAAGACCGTCCCGAGCTGGGCATCACCCTGCGGCGCAACCGCCGCGTCTTCGTGGCGAATGGCTACGAGGTGCTGGTGGTGAGCTGCGGCGGCGCCCCGAAGCCCTTCCGGGAGCTGCTCAGCGCGCACCGCTTTCCGGGCCTGCGCGGCGTGGAGCTGCCGGACACCATGTTCAACAAGGGGCTGGCGCTCAACATCGGAGCGTCCCTGGCCCAGGCCGAGCGCCTCTTCTTCCTCGATGCGGACATCGTGCTGCGCGGCGACTTCCTGGGTGAGTCCATGAAGCGCCTGGGCACGAAGTACTTCCTCACCGTGGACCGCGTCTTCGAGTCCGAGAAGCCGGAGACCGAGCGCAGCTCGTACCTGCGCGAGCTGTCCTACGCGATGAGCTTCGTGGACAACAAGGGCCGCACCGCCCACGTGGAGACCAACCACCTGAACCTGCGCGACGGCAGCCGCAGCGGCCCCGGCATGGTGCTGCTGCGCCGCAAGCACTTCGAGGCGGTGAACGGGATGAACTCGGACCTGTTCGGCTGGGGCTGGGAGGACCTGGACCTGCTCGTGCGCCTGCAATTGGAGCTGGGCCTGTCGCAGCGCAAGCACGGCAACATCGTCCACCTCTCCCACGGGGACGACCGGAGAGACCTCGGCGGCGAGAGCCGGGGCATCAGCGAGCACCGCAACCTCGCCCGCTGCCTGGAGAACTACCAGCGCGGCCACTACTGGGGCACGCGCGTGGACGACGTGCAGACGTGGGAAGGGCGCGCCGTCCGGGTCGAGCCCGAGCCCCGCAAGCGGGGCGGCAAGCCCCTCACGCCGGCCGCGTAGGCGCGGACGCCCAGGGCTCCACGGGCACGGTCAACTGGGTGGCCGCCGTGTCGAGCGCCGAGAAGGTCTCGTCCACGAGCTGCTGGATGCCCTCCGCGACGGCCTCGGGCGCCAGCCCCTGGGGGAAGAGCACCTTCAGCCGGCCCCGGCCCTTGGACCAGTCTCCATCCCAGCGCACGTCCCGGCCGGGGAAGCGCCGGGCCACGCGCTCCACCAGCTCCTTCACGCGCGGGCCCATGGGGCGCACCGCATCGCTCTCCAGGTGGATCTCCGCGCCCACGTCGCCGCCGTAGTCGAGCAGCTCGTAGTGCATGGCGCGCGGCCAGGACGGGGGGCCCATGCGGCGGAAGTGCGGGAAGCCGCCCCGGGCCTGGAGGTGGGGCGGGGCATGGCGCGAGTAGCGCGCGACGATGTCCTCGAATGCCGGGCGTCCCCCGGGCGCGGGCGGTGCCAGGGTGTAGAGCCCCTCCTCCACGGGCGAGGGCCCACGCGGCTCCAGGGAGACGCCGGCTGGCAGGGGCGGCAGGGCGTCGAAGTCCACGGTGAAGCGCGCGAAGTCCTCCTGGGTGAGGGCCCGGCCCTCGGCGCGGGCGCGCTGCGCCTCCTGGAGCAGGGTGATGCCGCGGCGGTAGTGGCCGAAGTGCAGGAAGCACTCCTGGAAGTCCGTGTACGGCAGGAAGCGGGGCAGGGTGCGGTTGAGCCGGTTGGCCACGAAGGCCATGGCGTTCCAGTGCTCGGGCGCGATGGGATAGCCGGCCGCGTGCGCCAGCCCCGCCAGCTCGATGAGGTGCCCGGCGTAGTAGCAGTGGTTCTCCAGCGGGCTCTCGATGAGGATCGCCTCGCGCAGCTGGGTCAGCAGGGTGCCCGGCCCGGCCCGGCCGCCCGAGGCCGCGAGCACGTCCACCTGCTCCAGCACCGCGCCCAGCAGGAAGAGGATGTCGAGCTGGCCCGACAGGAAGCCCTGGGCGTCCTCCCGGAAGCCCTCCATGCCGCGAATGCGCGCCGCCGCGGCGCAGAGCCCTTCCGTGAGGTGAACCTTGCGGCAGACCTCGAAGCCGCCGTAGTGGTGCGCCTCCACGGCGCATGCCAGCAGGGACTTCACGTCGTGGACGGCGTCGCCCATGAAGAAGGGCGCCTGGGCGGACTCGGGCTCCAGGTAGGCCAGGGCGAAGAGCAGGTGCCCCAGCTCGATGCCATCCGTCACGTTGAGCTGGCGGCTGTTGAGGGCGATCTCCCGGAAGGAGGCGCGCGCGCCGGGCAGCGGGTGGCCCGGGGAGACGCCGGCCATGAC
Coding sequences within it:
- a CDS encoding transcriptional regulator: MSEQGPQARTTTVRAALEAALVAAPEAGLTARELSAAVGISEKDVAEHLVHLQKSLQASGGRLEVLPAECLACGFVFRDRKRFTRPGACPQCRATRVDPPAFRAER
- a CDS encoding peptidase domain-containing ABC transporter yields the protein MSESSPSLLERFPVLKRLGLEPAGKRIPHVQQVSVSECGAACLAMVLAYFGRDVPMEEVRDVMGVNVNGVSALDILDAAHRYGLRGRGTRLEMEDLEYLPKGSILHWDFRHFVVFEGLRAGHVDIVDPAMGRRAVPLEQFRRHFTGVAVLLEPSESFERAGREARSSWRYVRHLLSHRALLGRILVTSLMVQVFALGPPVLIGLVTDRVIPRGDTALLWVLGAGSVGLLLFQLLTSLVRSHLLLHLRTEFDARVTLGFIEHLMELPYAFFQQRTAGDLSNRLNSNTTVRELLTSGALSGLLDGAMVLGYLGVLLVASPAMCAVALVLGLAQVSIFLVSRRKQRELMARNLETEARSQAYQIEVLAGIETLKATGCEPRALEHWSNLFVDVLNVALERGRLSLLTESFMGTLRLGSPLLILCFGASQVLQGELSLGAMLALNALALGFLGPLSNLVSTVMQFQLLGTYLARIDDVLDTPREQSARVRPCPKLQGGICLEKVSFRYARQGPLIVEDISLDIRPGQLVAIVGRSGSGKSTLARLLLGMYRPDAGRILYDGQDLFELDLRGVRRQLGIVMQNPYVFGSTVRSNIALADPSLTLDAVVEAARLAQLHEEVLAMPMGYESPLVDQGTSLSGGQRQRLALARALVRKPAILLLDEATSALDAITESQVQQALSGLSCTRIVIAHRLSTIMDADLILTLDEGRLAESGRHEELLARGGHYAELVAAQLR
- a CDS encoding efflux RND transporter periplasmic adaptor subunit, whose translation is MSSKLAWGGALAVALGVALWAGARASRPPEAPPALTHRDVPAGPARRETQGFVGVAVSESVEIRAPFEGRLEQLTVRPGDAVAAGEELGRLDPRPVQQEATMAEARLAAAEAEVSRVELEAREAGETLARYLRSPAGAFSEQELATARHQEQSARIRLTAAQAQVRERRAVLAQSRQRLEEATLRAPCAGKVVERRVDPGGWVGGGVLLLRLLREGPVQVRFAIPEEALGEVRVGSPVWVELPSLGRTVKGHVREVAPEVDAASRMVFAQAVFEAQGEVEGLVVGTSARVLSPGAQAR
- a CDS encoding glycosyltransferase family 4 protein, with translation MGVHDKHGLAHCAAMRVALLGFGPHPWPSVERTRRFYERALSARFTLDVVEEGTPVPEGVDAVLSFSGRWGWEERPRVQVPFLFAMHGGPILEQEALASRLGTLDRSDVLLVNCTSDIAIFREVFAGQTPHLCQLPLPGDAALFHPREKTECRELLGIESHELVVGFVGRLVPQKNAHRFLRMLAELRRRLHPRRVAGVVIGNYWVDYPVLNYTPDYPGEVARLISGLQLTDDVFYFPANLADEDLASAYAAMDVLIHPTHSIDENFGYVPVEAMACGVPVVGAAYGGLKDTVVPGETGELMPTWVTRSGLRSDFLHGVDAAERLLKDETLRQRFSEAAVRRARAHYNEETCARVLCEAVEGAVKARREGPARPLVLAPRPPTPEPSGLLPSLPAPWEFYAREVRHYASGPVPVPGPRSRLSLAAPLTEESPGVWRLEDAAWPARFRLDAAGRALAERCREPVTVAGLEREGLWHRERVEDFLQQGLLLCGD
- a CDS encoding polysaccharide deacetylase family protein — encoded protein: MSLLFPVLRRLAGWLAPVTVLSFCACATARPEPLMTPSAAPPPAEAAPPPPLEVALTFDDLPSHGPAFPGVSRMAVIESINATLRKHGVPSAVGYVNGQLVEQQPADRAVLETWLAAGNLLGNHTWSHVDLGKVGLAAYLQDIDRNEPLLRELAGPGTPERAWKTFRYPFLQEGVDAESRTAIRAHLAGKGYRVAQVTIDFGDWAWNEAAARCAAQGKPQLQESLRKGYQKTARSFLRWADAAAQQVFGRRIRHVLLLHAGSFQADTLDALLTSYEKAGVRFITLDAAMEDPIYAEDPGIAQTWGDSFIEQVIQARKPPHPPFPLQPLDLLEAICR
- a CDS encoding glycosyltransferase family 2 protein, whose product is MSARPELSIIIPWKDRPELGITLRRNRRVFVANGYEVLVVSCGGAPKPFRELLSAHRFPGLRGVELPDTMFNKGLALNIGASLAQAERLFFLDADIVLRGDFLGESMKRLGTKYFLTVDRVFESEKPETERSSYLRELSYAMSFVDNKGRTAHVETNHLNLRDGSRSGPGMVLLRRKHFEAVNGMNSDLFGWGWEDLDLLVRLQLELGLSQRKHGNIVHLSHGDDRRDLGGESRGISEHRNLARCLENYQRGHYWGTRVDDVQTWEGRAVRVEPEPRKRGGKPLTPAA
- a CDS encoding efflux RND transporter periplasmic adaptor subunit; the protein is MEDEGAGLFRTEALQHYAQGGERGGLLKLSPQWTGPVFWVLLGACVFALVFSALVHVSEYAEGPAVVQLEGRMDLPSPVRGTVASVEVRSGERVAAGQVLARLGAAAELAELERYEREFEQLLRQRLRSPSDEGVSQALASVRAQRELARARLEQWTVRAPEAGIVSDVRIRRGQHLVEGELVASLMREDSAAVVTAMLPGEYRPLLAVGKPLRLELRGFHHQYQELTIDEVGGELVGPQEVQRALGPTLSASLEVNGAVVLVRSRVASRSFLADGERFPYFDGMLGQADARVRSQPILLMLIPGLRAVWP